One Silene latifolia isolate original U9 population chromosome 4, ASM4854445v1, whole genome shotgun sequence DNA segment encodes these proteins:
- the LOC141651587 gene encoding uncharacterized protein LOC141651587: MQFVHHAFTSSDHCPISVKFHDQVHKKAPPFRFELMWTLRNDFSKMVKSCWQYQFQGSYMFCLSQKCKLLKQKAKKWNQSTFGNVFRQLSIAEKKLENIQNKLGTSYVTNLEVAQLRWLKKRDALLDYKRVYWQQKARINKANFGDNNTKFFQTHATIRRSRNGIKQFINKDGACITDQNLIKQEISEEFKLRFAKNHHCNFDKNEDFKSICGLITI; encoded by the coding sequence ATGCAGTTTGTGCATCATGCTTTCACTAGCTCCGACCATTGTCCTATCTCTGTGAAGTTCCATGACCAAGTTCATAAGAAAGCCCCTCCTTTTCGATTTGAACTCATGTGGACCCTCCGGAATGATTTCAGTAAAATGGTCAAAAGTTGTTGGCAATATCAGTTTCAGGGATCTTATATGTTCTGTCTCTCCCAAAAATGCAAATTGCTAAAACAAAAGGCTAAGAAATGGAACCAGTCTACTTTTGGAAATGTTTTTAGACAACTTTCAATTGctgaaaaaaaattagaaaatattCAAAATAAACTAGGCACATCTTATGTTACCAATTTAGAAGTCGCGCAATTGAGATGGTTGAAAAAGCGGGATGCACTCCTTGACTATAAACGTGTTTACTGGCAACAAAAAGCTCGTATAAACAAAGCTAATTTTGGAGATAATAATACCAAGTTTTTTCAAACTCATGCCACGATTAGACGTAGTAGAAATGGCATTAAACAGTTTATTAATAAGGATGGTGCTTGTATTACTGATCAAAACCTCATTAAGCAAGAAATATCCGAGGAGTTTAAACTTAGGTTTGCGAAAAATCATCATTGTAATTTCGACAAGAATGAGGATTTTAAGTCTATTTGTGGATTAATTACGATTTAA